The sequence below is a genomic window from Synechococcus sp. PCC 7335.
TCGCTGCAAATCGACTAGAAGACACCGATACCATCAAAGTAATTCCGACGAACCTAGAGCGTATCCACCAGGTCGCTGAGGAAATCGAGGGGGAACCTTTACGGATTACCTTGGTGCCTGAAGAAGCAGAAGTAGAGAATGCTCGTGACATCGACCCAGACTATCAAGGTGGTGTGCCTTTGTTCTATGCCCAGCTGCCTAATGGCGCTTTCGCACCGCTTTGGCAACCTGATGGCGAAGTGGTCTTTCCTTTATACTTTTCTCGCTCCGATTTGGATGAGTCTTTAGCTCGTTTGCCTCAAGAGGAGCTAGGCATCGAAGTTGCGGTAATTCCACTTCAGGTGATTTTGCAAGAAATCCATACCAGCGACAACGAAGATCTTAGCC
It includes:
- a CDS encoding Tic22 family protein, giving the protein MKLSIRRIFAQVLAIGTLGLGPMAIGLLSAPVLALSEEQIVQQREAVLSFILEDEEGPIAGPDGILVFVTLQSASDYIAANRLEDTDTIKVIPTNLERIHQVAEEIEGEPLRITLVPEEAEVENARDIDPDYQGGVPLFYAQLPNGAFAPLWQPDGEVVFPLYFSRSDLDESLARLPQEELGIEVAVIPLQVILQEIHTSDNEDLSRIRMLSPQVVDAIRAASEEAENTAPSDEPEAQ